The following DNA comes from Candidatus Eisenbacteria bacterium.
GGACGTGGCGACGTCGAGCGGCCGGATCATGCGAAGAGCTCCGCGATGCGGGTGCGACGGTACGCGAAGATCCGCCCGAGCGTCCGCCGCACGAAGAGCGCGTGGGCGAGGGCGCCGAGGGGCCCCAGTGGGAGCGCGTAGCGAACGAGGTCGCGCATGCGCGTGCCGCCGGCCGTCGCCTCGAACTCGTGCGTGTGGTGCCAGAGCGCGTACGGGCCGTCCAGTTGCACATCGACGAAGCGGACGCCGGGCTCGAACTCCTCCACGCGCGTGCGCCAGCGAAACGGCACGCCGAACAGCTGCAGCTGGTAGTCGATGAGGGTTCCGGGAGCCATCGCGATCGGTCTCGGGGTCAGGATGCGGAAGCGCAGGAAGGGCGGCGTGATCGCCTCCAGGTTGTAGGCGTCCGAGAAGAACGCGAAGACCTCGGCCAGCGGGCGCGGGATGATCTGGGTCTGCTCGAGCCGATACGCATCGTCCACCGCCGCACCGCCGTCACTCGTCGTCCTTGCCGCCCGTGCCGACGAAG
Coding sequences within:
- a CDS encoding SRPBCC family protein, which gives rise to MDDAYRLEQTQIIPRPLAEVFAFFSDAYNLEAITPPFLRFRILTPRPIAMAPGTLIDYQLQLFGVPFRWRTRVEEFEPGVRFVDVQLDGPYALWHHTHEFEATAGGTRMRDLVRYALPLGPLGALAHALFVRRTLGRIFAYRRTRIAELFA